In Lonchura striata isolate bLonStr1 chromosome 2, bLonStr1.mat, whole genome shotgun sequence, a single genomic region encodes these proteins:
- the LOC110472324 gene encoding alpha-2-macroglobulin-like protein 1 isoform X1, producing MWRIILLWGCILLLPSAAGVPAMLNYAVAIPSQLYHPFSETACLQLSREQAVPIHVSVTLQSRAGNETLITQSISQLPFFHCRSFQVPPPVGNPDEVAFVVITVLEANSEFQKKQKVLIKHADKKTFIQTDKPVYKPGQIVKLRIVTLDQNFIASSETQRLVELKDPKGNRIAQWVDVTPVGGIVDLSFPLAAEAPLGEYSIRMPGLTRTFRVEEYVLPKFSVSIQMPQVVTILEENFPLHVCGMYTYGKAVQGSVKAVVCRKHIRYNRKSSKAKRSICKDYTGETNDDGCFSTEVNTKVFLRKHGDNYDFNLEAEAFLKESGTGVEFNTTENCKVTFDITTLQFWGTSYYYQQGAPYYGNLELRSANGTHLKNKKVILTVSYGSRKQTKTYLTDDTGMASFVLETSAWDNSSKVILQAKSQPEDLNSQNVKVSYGTASLPLTASYSSSHSSVRIQPVQAVPACGDVQQVTVHYHILATELGHRAARAHFYHLVMARGSLVHHGQTTVLLDPPSGQYSGAFNVTLPIDLISSMATLFVYIAFPEGQVAADTLRLKVSSCFRNRVKLGFSDAVALPGSAVRLHLQAAPGSLCSIRAVDKSVLLLRPEAELSRDSVYNMFSYAQEQLSTLTDVYSDYCTIHKSPGITDASQTTLSPGMMSPFMYNRYSYAVSQPDVYEFLKNAGLTFLTNLKIKSPIECRTQTTFDYDYMSFDELADLESLYPEADAAVEAAEAELTELGSESAPARTWFPETFIWTLVPINDSGAAELAVTVPDTITDWRAMTFCTSESHGLGISETTNLRSFKPFFVEPTLPYSVFRGESFPLKVKVFSYLKQCMALQLSLMDSRDFEFLHENVRFTLCLCPDSAKTFSWDVKATKLGKVNFTITAEVVEQEDVCTERTAVVPESGGKDTVVKHLLVKAEGQLEEKTHTSFLCPEGTSASETISFTMPENIVLGSERAHISFLGDIMGTALDNIDELLQMSSGCGEQNMVHFAPNVFITRYLEETGQLTPEIKQKAIAYLESGYQQQLLYKHTDGSYSAFGEGSEPGNTWLTALVLKTFSQARDFIHIDEQNIKDAASALIKSQTPSGCFKSVGKLFNNGLMGAVEEGLGLSSVIVVALIHSGMPHSDPVVVKALKCIRDLVHADTGSPNLYSLALAANAFAVAGDKALRQKILKRLDKAAIISDDQIFWSQQSKQEEDSLSWYRAPSVDVELTSSILMAHLTKSSLSSDEIKKASKIVSWLTKQQNPYGGFASTQDTVAALEALALYATNIFSKDSPDLQVSLTSKGFSQNLRVDKSNRLLLQTVELPAIPQDYTLHVQGYGCLFLQAILRYHIPPLRSEATFAVSMQTECTVPDASRFPVTIRARYTGNRVSTNMVLIQVELLSGYSPVAGSLEELKKMPLVKKVESKAGQVVLYLEELTRQPQTYTFLVEQDMQVKDHKPANIKIYDYYMPEETAMMSYSVPCK from the exons AAACTATGCTGTGGCAATACCATCTCAGCTCTACCACCCATTCTCAGAGACAGCGTGTCTCCAGCTCAGCAGAGAGCAAGCAGTCCCAATCCACGTATCAGTCACCTtgcaaagcagagctgggaatgagaCTCTGATCACTCAGTCCATCTCTCAGCTCCCATTCTTCCATTGCAGAAGCTTCCAG GTCCCTCCTCCTGTTGGAAACCCTGATGAAGTGGCTTTTGTTGTTATCACAGTCTTGGAAGCCAACTCAGAGTtccagaagaaacagaaagtCCTAATCAAGCATGCAGACAAGAAGACTTTTATCCAGACAGACAAACCTGTGTACAAACCTGGACAGATTG TCAAGTTGCGGATTGTGACCTTGGATCAGAATTTTATTGCCAGCAGTGAAACA CAGCGCTTGGTGGAACTGAAG GACCCCAAAGGAAACAGGATTGCACAGTGGGTGGATGTTACACCTGTGGGAGGCATTGTGGATCTGTCCTTCCCGCTGGCTGCAGAAGCCCCACTCGGCGAGTACAGCATCAGAATGCCTGGCCTCACACGCACCTTCAGGGTAGAGGAGTATG TGCTACCCAAGTTCAGTGTCTCCATCCAGATGCCTCAGGTGGTCACCATCCTAGAGGAAAACTTCCCTCTCCACGTCTGTGGCAT GTACACCTATGGGAAAGCAGTCCAGGGTAGTGTGAAGGCTGTGGTGTGCCGTAAACACATCCGCTATAACCGCAAGTCTTCCAAAGCCAAGCGCAGTATTTGTAAGGATTACACCGGCGAG ACAAACGACGATGGCTGCTTTTCCACTGAAGTGAATACTAAGGTTTTCCTCCGGAAGCATGGTGATAATTATGATTTCaatctggaagctgaggctTTTCTGAAAGAAAGTGGAACAG GGGTGGAGTTCAACACCACTGAAAACTGCAAGGTCACTTTTGATATCACAACTCTCCAGTTCTGGGGGACGAGCTACTACTATCAGCAAGGAGCTCCCTACTATGGAAAT CTGGAACTCAGAAGTGCCAATGGGACACACCTGAAGAACAAGAAGGTGATTCTTACAGTGTCCTATGGGAGCAGGAAGCAGACCAAGACCTACCTCACAGATGACACTGGGATGGCCTCCTTTGTCTTAGAGACATCAGCATGGGACAACAGCAGTAAAGTCATACTACAG GCAAAATCCCAGCCAGAGGACTTGAACAGTCAAAACGTGAAGGTGTCTTACGGCACCGCATCGCTCCCACTGACGGCCTCCTACTcctccagccacagctctgtgagGATCCAGCCCGtgcaggcagtgccagcctgtggggatgtgcagcagGTCACTGTGCACTACCACATCCTTGCCACAGAGCTGGGCCACCGGGCTGCCAGAGCACACTTCTACCACCTG GTTATGGCCAGAGGGTCCCTCGTGCATCATGGCCAAACAACAGTGCTTCTTGATCCACCATCAG gTCAGTACAGTGGGGCTTTCAATGTCACTCTGCCCATTGATCTCATTTCATCCATGGCTACCCTCTTTGTTTACATTGCCTTCCCTGAGGGACAAGTGGCAGCAGACACCCTCCGTCTGAAAGTGTCCAGCTGCTTCAGGAACCGT GTGAAGCTTGGCTTCTCGGATGCAGTGGCTCTCCCAGGATCGGCTGTCCGTCTCCATCTGCAGGCTGCGCCAGGCTCCCTGTGCAGCATCCGTGCAGTAGACAAAAGTGTCCTTCTCCTGAGGCCAGAGGCTGAGCTATCCAGGGATAGT GTGTATAATATGTTCAGCTATGCTCAGGAGCAGCTTAGCACCCTCACAGATGTCTACAGTGACTATTGCACTATCCACAAGAGCCCTGGAATCACTGATGCCTCTCAGACAACCCTTTCACCAGGAATGATGTCACCGTTCATGTACAACAGATACTCTTATGCAGTGTCCCAACCAGATGTTTATGAATTTCTGAAG AATGCAGGTCTAACATTTTTAACCAACCTTAAAATCAAGTCTCCAATTGAATGCCGCACCCAGACCACTTTTGACTACGACTACATGT CTTTTGATGAGCTGGCAGACTTGGAGAGCTTGTACCCAGAAGCAGATGCTGCTGTTGAAGCTGCTGAGGCAGAGCTCACCGAGCTGGGCAGCGAGTCAGCACCAGCACGCACCTGGTTCCCAGAGACATTCATCTGGACTCTGGTTCCCATCAA TGATTCAGGGGCTGCTGAGCTAGCTGTCACAGTACCTGACACTATCACAGACTGGAGAGCCATGACCTTCTGCACCTCGGAGAGCCATGGCTTGGGAATCTCAGAGACCACCAACCTGAGGAGCTTCAAGCCCTTCTTTGTGGAACCCACTTTGCCCTATTCTGTTTTCCGGGGAGAGTCCTTTCCCCTGAAAGTCAAAGTGTTCAGCTACCTGAAGCAGTGCATGGCG CTCCAGCTTAGCCTAATGGACTCCAGGGATTTTGAGTTTCTTCATGAAAATGTCAGGTTCACTCTTTGCCTGTGCCCTGATTcagcaaaaacattttcctggGATGTGAAGGCTACAAAATTAG ggAAGGTGAATTTCACCATCACTGCTGAGGTGGTGGAGCAGGAAGATGTTTGCACAGAGCGTACAGCTGTTGTGCCTGAGTCTGGAGGGAAGGACACAGTGGTTAAACACCTGCTGGTGAAG GCagaggggcagctggaggaaaaGACCCACACCTCATTCCTGTGCCCTGAAG GAACTTCAGCTTCAGAGACCATCTCTTTCACTATGCCAGAGAACATTGTCCTTGGGTCAGAGAGAGCCCACATCTCTTTCTTAG GTGACATTATGGGAACAGCACTGGACAACATAGATGAGCTTCTCCAGATGTCCAGTGGCTGTGGTGAGCAGAACATGGTTCATTTTGCCCCAAACGTCTTTATCACACGATACCTTGAAGAAACAGGACAGCTGACTCCAGAAATCAAACAGAAGGCAATTGCCTATCTGGAAAGCG GAtatcagcagcagctcctgtacAAGCACACAGACGGTTCATACAGTGCCTTTGGGGAAGGAAGTGAGCCAGGAAACACTTG GCTTACTGCTCTTGTCCTGAAGACCTTCAGCCAAGCCCGGGACTTCATCCACATAGATGAACAAAATATAAAGGATGCTGCCAGTGCCCTGATTAAAAGTCAGACTCCATCTGGCTGCTTCAAGAGTGTGGGGAAGCTCTTCAACAATGGCCTGATG GGTGCAGTGGAGGAAGGCctggggctgagctctgtgATCGTGGTGGCTCTCATACACTCGGGGATGCCTCACTCC GACCCAGTTGTGGTGAAAGCTCTGAAGTGTATAAGGGACCTGGTCCATGCTGATACTGGCAGTCCCAACCTCTACAGCCTGGCACTGGCTGCAAATGCCTTTGCAGTGGCAGGGGACAAGGCCCTCAGGCAGAAAATCCtcaaaagattggataaagctGCTATAATATCAG ATGACCAGATATTCTGGAGTCAACAGTCCAAACAGGAAGAAGATTCCCTATCTTGGTATCGGGCTCCATCTGTTGATGTGGAATTGACATCTAGTATCCTCATGGCTCATCTTACAAAGTCAAGCTTGTCATCAGATGAAATCAAAAAGGCATCCAAGATTGTGTCTTGGCTCACCAAGCAACAAAACCCATATGGAGGCTTTGCTTCAACCCAG GACACTGTTGCTGCTCTGGAAGCCCTAGCCCTCTATGCAACCAACATCTTCAGCAAGGATAGCCCTGATCTTCAGGTTTCTCTCACTTCCAAGGGTTTCAGCCAAAACCTCCGAGTAGACAAAAGCAATCGGCTCCTGCTGCAGACAGTAGAGTTGCCAGCCATTCCCCAGGATTATACCCTGCATGTGCAGGGCTATGGGTGTCTTTTCCTGCAG GCCATCCTGAGGTACCACATCCCTCCACTGAGGAGCGAGGCAACCTTTGCTGTATCCATGCAGACGGAGTGCACCGTGCCCGACGCCTCCCGCTTCCCCGTCACCATTCGTGCTCG CTACACAGGGAACCGTGTGTCCACCAACATGGTCCTGATCCAAGTGGAGCTGCTGTCTGGATACAGCCCCGTGGCAGGTTCACTGGAAGAG CTAAAGAAAATGCCTTTAGTGAAGAAAGTTGAAAGCAAAGCTGGCCAAGTCGTTCTCTACCTGGAGGAA CTGACTAGACAGCCTCAAACCTACACTTTCCTGGTGGAGCAGGACATGCAAGTGAAGGATCATAAACCAGCCAATATCAAGATCTATGATTACTATATGCCAG AAGAAACTGCAATGATGAGCTACAGTGTCCCATGCAAGTGA
- the LOC110472324 gene encoding alpha-2-macroglobulin-like protein 1 isoform X2: MWRIILLWGCILLLPSAAGVPAMLNYAVAIPSQLYHPFSETACLQLSREQAVPIHVSVTLQSRAGNETLITQSISQLPFFHCRSFQVPPPVGNPDEVAFVVITVLEANSEFQKKQKVLIKHADKKTFIQTDKPVYKPGQIVKLRIVTLDQNFIASSETRLVELKDPKGNRIAQWVDVTPVGGIVDLSFPLAAEAPLGEYSIRMPGLTRTFRVEEYVLPKFSVSIQMPQVVTILEENFPLHVCGMYTYGKAVQGSVKAVVCRKHIRYNRKSSKAKRSICKDYTGETNDDGCFSTEVNTKVFLRKHGDNYDFNLEAEAFLKESGTGVEFNTTENCKVTFDITTLQFWGTSYYYQQGAPYYGNLELRSANGTHLKNKKVILTVSYGSRKQTKTYLTDDTGMASFVLETSAWDNSSKVILQAKSQPEDLNSQNVKVSYGTASLPLTASYSSSHSSVRIQPVQAVPACGDVQQVTVHYHILATELGHRAARAHFYHLVMARGSLVHHGQTTVLLDPPSGQYSGAFNVTLPIDLISSMATLFVYIAFPEGQVAADTLRLKVSSCFRNRVKLGFSDAVALPGSAVRLHLQAAPGSLCSIRAVDKSVLLLRPEAELSRDSVYNMFSYAQEQLSTLTDVYSDYCTIHKSPGITDASQTTLSPGMMSPFMYNRYSYAVSQPDVYEFLKNAGLTFLTNLKIKSPIECRTQTTFDYDYMSFDELADLESLYPEADAAVEAAEAELTELGSESAPARTWFPETFIWTLVPINDSGAAELAVTVPDTITDWRAMTFCTSESHGLGISETTNLRSFKPFFVEPTLPYSVFRGESFPLKVKVFSYLKQCMALQLSLMDSRDFEFLHENVRFTLCLCPDSAKTFSWDVKATKLGKVNFTITAEVVEQEDVCTERTAVVPESGGKDTVVKHLLVKAEGQLEEKTHTSFLCPEGTSASETISFTMPENIVLGSERAHISFLGDIMGTALDNIDELLQMSSGCGEQNMVHFAPNVFITRYLEETGQLTPEIKQKAIAYLESGYQQQLLYKHTDGSYSAFGEGSEPGNTWLTALVLKTFSQARDFIHIDEQNIKDAASALIKSQTPSGCFKSVGKLFNNGLMGAVEEGLGLSSVIVVALIHSGMPHSDPVVVKALKCIRDLVHADTGSPNLYSLALAANAFAVAGDKALRQKILKRLDKAAIISDDQIFWSQQSKQEEDSLSWYRAPSVDVELTSSILMAHLTKSSLSSDEIKKASKIVSWLTKQQNPYGGFASTQDTVAALEALALYATNIFSKDSPDLQVSLTSKGFSQNLRVDKSNRLLLQTVELPAIPQDYTLHVQGYGCLFLQAILRYHIPPLRSEATFAVSMQTECTVPDASRFPVTIRARYTGNRVSTNMVLIQVELLSGYSPVAGSLEELKKMPLVKKVESKAGQVVLYLEELTRQPQTYTFLVEQDMQVKDHKPANIKIYDYYMPEETAMMSYSVPCK; encoded by the exons AAACTATGCTGTGGCAATACCATCTCAGCTCTACCACCCATTCTCAGAGACAGCGTGTCTCCAGCTCAGCAGAGAGCAAGCAGTCCCAATCCACGTATCAGTCACCTtgcaaagcagagctgggaatgagaCTCTGATCACTCAGTCCATCTCTCAGCTCCCATTCTTCCATTGCAGAAGCTTCCAG GTCCCTCCTCCTGTTGGAAACCCTGATGAAGTGGCTTTTGTTGTTATCACAGTCTTGGAAGCCAACTCAGAGTtccagaagaaacagaaagtCCTAATCAAGCATGCAGACAAGAAGACTTTTATCCAGACAGACAAACCTGTGTACAAACCTGGACAGATTG TCAAGTTGCGGATTGTGACCTTGGATCAGAATTTTATTGCCAGCAGTGAAACA CGCTTGGTGGAACTGAAG GACCCCAAAGGAAACAGGATTGCACAGTGGGTGGATGTTACACCTGTGGGAGGCATTGTGGATCTGTCCTTCCCGCTGGCTGCAGAAGCCCCACTCGGCGAGTACAGCATCAGAATGCCTGGCCTCACACGCACCTTCAGGGTAGAGGAGTATG TGCTACCCAAGTTCAGTGTCTCCATCCAGATGCCTCAGGTGGTCACCATCCTAGAGGAAAACTTCCCTCTCCACGTCTGTGGCAT GTACACCTATGGGAAAGCAGTCCAGGGTAGTGTGAAGGCTGTGGTGTGCCGTAAACACATCCGCTATAACCGCAAGTCTTCCAAAGCCAAGCGCAGTATTTGTAAGGATTACACCGGCGAG ACAAACGACGATGGCTGCTTTTCCACTGAAGTGAATACTAAGGTTTTCCTCCGGAAGCATGGTGATAATTATGATTTCaatctggaagctgaggctTTTCTGAAAGAAAGTGGAACAG GGGTGGAGTTCAACACCACTGAAAACTGCAAGGTCACTTTTGATATCACAACTCTCCAGTTCTGGGGGACGAGCTACTACTATCAGCAAGGAGCTCCCTACTATGGAAAT CTGGAACTCAGAAGTGCCAATGGGACACACCTGAAGAACAAGAAGGTGATTCTTACAGTGTCCTATGGGAGCAGGAAGCAGACCAAGACCTACCTCACAGATGACACTGGGATGGCCTCCTTTGTCTTAGAGACATCAGCATGGGACAACAGCAGTAAAGTCATACTACAG GCAAAATCCCAGCCAGAGGACTTGAACAGTCAAAACGTGAAGGTGTCTTACGGCACCGCATCGCTCCCACTGACGGCCTCCTACTcctccagccacagctctgtgagGATCCAGCCCGtgcaggcagtgccagcctgtggggatgtgcagcagGTCACTGTGCACTACCACATCCTTGCCACAGAGCTGGGCCACCGGGCTGCCAGAGCACACTTCTACCACCTG GTTATGGCCAGAGGGTCCCTCGTGCATCATGGCCAAACAACAGTGCTTCTTGATCCACCATCAG gTCAGTACAGTGGGGCTTTCAATGTCACTCTGCCCATTGATCTCATTTCATCCATGGCTACCCTCTTTGTTTACATTGCCTTCCCTGAGGGACAAGTGGCAGCAGACACCCTCCGTCTGAAAGTGTCCAGCTGCTTCAGGAACCGT GTGAAGCTTGGCTTCTCGGATGCAGTGGCTCTCCCAGGATCGGCTGTCCGTCTCCATCTGCAGGCTGCGCCAGGCTCCCTGTGCAGCATCCGTGCAGTAGACAAAAGTGTCCTTCTCCTGAGGCCAGAGGCTGAGCTATCCAGGGATAGT GTGTATAATATGTTCAGCTATGCTCAGGAGCAGCTTAGCACCCTCACAGATGTCTACAGTGACTATTGCACTATCCACAAGAGCCCTGGAATCACTGATGCCTCTCAGACAACCCTTTCACCAGGAATGATGTCACCGTTCATGTACAACAGATACTCTTATGCAGTGTCCCAACCAGATGTTTATGAATTTCTGAAG AATGCAGGTCTAACATTTTTAACCAACCTTAAAATCAAGTCTCCAATTGAATGCCGCACCCAGACCACTTTTGACTACGACTACATGT CTTTTGATGAGCTGGCAGACTTGGAGAGCTTGTACCCAGAAGCAGATGCTGCTGTTGAAGCTGCTGAGGCAGAGCTCACCGAGCTGGGCAGCGAGTCAGCACCAGCACGCACCTGGTTCCCAGAGACATTCATCTGGACTCTGGTTCCCATCAA TGATTCAGGGGCTGCTGAGCTAGCTGTCACAGTACCTGACACTATCACAGACTGGAGAGCCATGACCTTCTGCACCTCGGAGAGCCATGGCTTGGGAATCTCAGAGACCACCAACCTGAGGAGCTTCAAGCCCTTCTTTGTGGAACCCACTTTGCCCTATTCTGTTTTCCGGGGAGAGTCCTTTCCCCTGAAAGTCAAAGTGTTCAGCTACCTGAAGCAGTGCATGGCG CTCCAGCTTAGCCTAATGGACTCCAGGGATTTTGAGTTTCTTCATGAAAATGTCAGGTTCACTCTTTGCCTGTGCCCTGATTcagcaaaaacattttcctggGATGTGAAGGCTACAAAATTAG ggAAGGTGAATTTCACCATCACTGCTGAGGTGGTGGAGCAGGAAGATGTTTGCACAGAGCGTACAGCTGTTGTGCCTGAGTCTGGAGGGAAGGACACAGTGGTTAAACACCTGCTGGTGAAG GCagaggggcagctggaggaaaaGACCCACACCTCATTCCTGTGCCCTGAAG GAACTTCAGCTTCAGAGACCATCTCTTTCACTATGCCAGAGAACATTGTCCTTGGGTCAGAGAGAGCCCACATCTCTTTCTTAG GTGACATTATGGGAACAGCACTGGACAACATAGATGAGCTTCTCCAGATGTCCAGTGGCTGTGGTGAGCAGAACATGGTTCATTTTGCCCCAAACGTCTTTATCACACGATACCTTGAAGAAACAGGACAGCTGACTCCAGAAATCAAACAGAAGGCAATTGCCTATCTGGAAAGCG GAtatcagcagcagctcctgtacAAGCACACAGACGGTTCATACAGTGCCTTTGGGGAAGGAAGTGAGCCAGGAAACACTTG GCTTACTGCTCTTGTCCTGAAGACCTTCAGCCAAGCCCGGGACTTCATCCACATAGATGAACAAAATATAAAGGATGCTGCCAGTGCCCTGATTAAAAGTCAGACTCCATCTGGCTGCTTCAAGAGTGTGGGGAAGCTCTTCAACAATGGCCTGATG GGTGCAGTGGAGGAAGGCctggggctgagctctgtgATCGTGGTGGCTCTCATACACTCGGGGATGCCTCACTCC GACCCAGTTGTGGTGAAAGCTCTGAAGTGTATAAGGGACCTGGTCCATGCTGATACTGGCAGTCCCAACCTCTACAGCCTGGCACTGGCTGCAAATGCCTTTGCAGTGGCAGGGGACAAGGCCCTCAGGCAGAAAATCCtcaaaagattggataaagctGCTATAATATCAG ATGACCAGATATTCTGGAGTCAACAGTCCAAACAGGAAGAAGATTCCCTATCTTGGTATCGGGCTCCATCTGTTGATGTGGAATTGACATCTAGTATCCTCATGGCTCATCTTACAAAGTCAAGCTTGTCATCAGATGAAATCAAAAAGGCATCCAAGATTGTGTCTTGGCTCACCAAGCAACAAAACCCATATGGAGGCTTTGCTTCAACCCAG GACACTGTTGCTGCTCTGGAAGCCCTAGCCCTCTATGCAACCAACATCTTCAGCAAGGATAGCCCTGATCTTCAGGTTTCTCTCACTTCCAAGGGTTTCAGCCAAAACCTCCGAGTAGACAAAAGCAATCGGCTCCTGCTGCAGACAGTAGAGTTGCCAGCCATTCCCCAGGATTATACCCTGCATGTGCAGGGCTATGGGTGTCTTTTCCTGCAG GCCATCCTGAGGTACCACATCCCTCCACTGAGGAGCGAGGCAACCTTTGCTGTATCCATGCAGACGGAGTGCACCGTGCCCGACGCCTCCCGCTTCCCCGTCACCATTCGTGCTCG CTACACAGGGAACCGTGTGTCCACCAACATGGTCCTGATCCAAGTGGAGCTGCTGTCTGGATACAGCCCCGTGGCAGGTTCACTGGAAGAG CTAAAGAAAATGCCTTTAGTGAAGAAAGTTGAAAGCAAAGCTGGCCAAGTCGTTCTCTACCTGGAGGAA CTGACTAGACAGCCTCAAACCTACACTTTCCTGGTGGAGCAGGACATGCAAGTGAAGGATCATAAACCAGCCAATATCAAGATCTATGATTACTATATGCCAG AAGAAACTGCAATGATGAGCTACAGTGTCCCATGCAAGTGA